The sequence CATGTCTTTTTGGACTTTATACAAGGTGGAtatgttgtgatttttttttttttgaaaaatgaacaATGGCCATATGGGCCTTATCACCCTATTCATCATATTACCAATTTAAACAAGGGACCATTTCCTTGTAATAAATAACATGTAGGTCCTCATCAAGGACcaatgataaaaataaaaaactacatATTATTGAGCCCTTGTCAGTAACAAAGCTAGTGATATACCGTACAATTATTGAGGGTAACCTTTTGTAGATGTTAGCTCATCTCACTCTCTGACTACTTGGCTTCTAATTTACAGTAATTTTATCCTAAAagaagaaattttttttgacacacacatatttaaccatttgacttattaaaaaaattatataaacacataagatataaatcatacttaaaatatttttagtgataaaacaactcacaacagaataaataataattacataaattttctaaaaaacaaatggtcaaCCTCGTAGTTAAAATTAACGGCGTTAACTGTATACCCCGCGAGACAATGACACATCATCTCACGAGAAGTTATATAGCAGCACTGCAGCAGCTTCCCCCCCGAAAGCACAGTCATTTTCTCGCGCCACGTTTAAAtcgtttttatttaaatttaattcttcTCCCGCTAAAACTTGCTTGtctgtttgttttatttatttatgacgTCATTATTCCCCCCTCGCGCGCCTATAAAATCCGCCTCCATCTCTGCTTCTCCTCCcactccctcttcctcctcctcctcctgcgatCCCGGCGCGGCATCGATCGCCATTGCCACTCGAGCTCCGAGCTCCTCGGAAAAGCAGTGAACCCACCACTAAGCTCGCGACATCTCGCAACACATCTTGCTTGCTGCGTCGCTGCggtagctagcttagcttagcttgtcGATCGATCTCCAATGGCGCTCCAggcatcgtcgtcgccgtccttgtTCCGCGCGATCCCGACGAACACCAACGCTTCTTGCCGGCGAAAGGTACGCCGTACAGctcgccggagcggcggcggccgcgcggagGGTGGTCTGTTTCTTCTTTCTTGGGTCGGAGAATTGATTGGTTTTTGTGTGTTGGTTTCAGTTTCAGGTcagggcgagcgcggcggcggcggcggcgaacggcggcggggatgggaaggtgatgatgaggaaggaggcggcgtcgggcgcGTGGAAGATCGACTACTCCGGCGAGAAGCCGGCGACGCCTCTGCTTGACACGGTGAACTACCCGGTCCACATGAAGAACCTCTCGACGCCGGAGCTGGAGCAGctggcggcggagctccgggCGGAGATCGTGCACACGGTGTCCAAGACGGGGGGCCACCTGAGCTCCAGCCTGGgcgtcgtcgagctcgccgtggCGCTGCACCACGTGTTCGACACGCCGGAGGACAAGATCATCTGGGACGTCGGGCACCAGGCGTACCCGCACAAGATCCTGACGGGGCGGCGTTCGCGGATGCACACCATCCGGCAGACCTCCGGGCTCGCCGGGTTCCCGAAGCGCGACGAGAGCGCGCACGACGCGTTCGGCGCGGGCCACAGCTCGACGAGCATCTCGGCGGCGCTCgggatggcggtggcgagggacCTCCTCGGGAAGAAGAACCACGTCATCTCGGTGATCGGCGACGGCGCCATGACCGCCGGCCAGGCCTACGAGGCCATGAACAACTCGGGCTACCTCGACTCCAACATGATCGTGGTGCTCAACGACAACAAGCAGGTGTCCCTCCCGACGGCGACGCTCGACGGCCCCGCCACGCCCGTCGGCGCGCTGAGCAAGGCGCTGACGAAGCTCCAGTCGAGCAccaagctccgccgcctccgcgaggCGGCGAAGACGGTGACGAAGCAGATCGGCGGGCAGGCGCacgaggtggcggcgaaggTGGACGAGTACGCGCGCGGCATGGTGAGCGCGTCGGGCTCGACGCTGTTCGAGGAGCTCGGGCTCTACTACATCGGCCCCGTCGACGGCCACAACGTCGACGACCTCGTCGCCATCTTCAACAAGGTGAAGTCGATGCCGGCGCCGGGGCCGGTGCTCGTCCACATCGTGACGGAGAAGGGGAAGGGCTACCCGccggcggaggccgccgccgaccggaTGCACGGCGTGGTCAAGTTCGACCCGACGACGGGGAGGCAGTTCAAGTCCAAGTGTTCGACGCTGTCCTACACCCAGTACTTCGCCGAGGCGCTGATCCgggaggccgaggccgacgaCAAGGTGGTCGGCATCCACGCCGCCatgggcggcggcacggggctcaaCTACTTCCACAAGAGGTTCCCGGAGCGGTGCTTCGACGTGGGGATCGCGGAGCAGCACGCCGTGACGTTCGCCGCGGGGCTCGCCGCCGAGGGGCTCAAGCCGTTCTGCGCCATCTACTCGTCGTTCCTGCAGCGAGGGTACGACCAGGTGGTGCACGACGTCGACCTGCAGCGGCTGCCGGTGAGGTTCGCCATGGACAGGGCGGggctcgtcggcgccgacggGCCCACGCACTGCGGCGCGTTCGACGTCGCCTACATGGCGTGCCTGCCGAACATGGTCGTCATGGCGCccgccgacgaggccgagcTCATGCACAtggtcgccaccgccgcagccatcGACGACCGCCCTAGCTGCTTCCGCTTCCCCCGCGGCAATGGCATTGGCGCCGTCCTCCCTCCCAACCACAAGGGCACACCTCTTGAGGTACAACACTCCTCCTACTACTATTCCCACCTCgttcttaaaatatagcaatctagtactggatgaGACGTATTCTCAAGATCTCTAATGGCGGCGATGGTCGGTGCAGGTCGGGAAGGGGAGGGTGCTCGTAGGAGGGAACAGGGTGGCGCTGCTAGGGTACGGCACGATGGTGCAGGCGTGCATGAAGGCGGCAGAGGCGCTGAAGGAGCACGGCATCTACGTCACCGTCGCCGACGCGCGTTTCTGCAAGCCGCTCGACACAGGGCTTATCCGGGAGCTCGCTGCCGAGCACGAGGTCCTCGTCACTGTGGAGGAGGGCTCCATCGGAGGGTTCGGTTCCCACGTCGCCCACTACCTCAGCCTCAGCGGCCTCCTCGATGGCCCCCTCAAGGTAATAATAACCCtgctaattaaaaaataagtaattttgTGGGCTATAagaaagtatctcgaggtacgtGAGTTTTACATTAAAATTGTGTACATCACGGTACCTAAGTATCTGAAGATACcaagttttttattaaaaaaatgtggtatGTCCCAATACATTTTGAAGGATGGTAAAATCACCCTAAAAAATACCACCTATCATATCGTGCAATTCCACGAGGTAGCACACTttctagtattatttttttatggtacAAGAAAGTGTACTAAAGATGGTATAGAAAAGTCGAAAAACTTAATGGGTCGTACAATTAATTATTGGAAAGTTACTGTTAATGTAATTAACCATgtgttttatatgtttttttcataTGCAGTTGAGGTCCATGTTCTTGCCAGACAGGTACATAGACCATGGTGCACCAGTAGACCAGCTTGAGGAGGCAGGATTGACACCAAGGCACATTGCTGCCACTGTGCTGTCCTTGCTTGGGAGGCCATTGGAGGCACTTCAGCTCAGCTGAATAATTCAGCATGACTGTATGCATATACACATCAGCCGACAAATAAACAGGAAACTGATGATAGCTAATTTATGAGAGATATGGagatcttctccttctccattaTCCTTGGCCTAATTAACCATGGCCACATGGATATGGAGGGGGGGAGGTTCCAGTAAGAAGTAGGGTTActaggaagaagatgaaggagAAGGCAACAAAAAGCCCATGTGTATGTGTTTCTTGGCCTGTTGCAAAACATGCTTCCAAATGCAAAATGATAATGGAGGTGTTTGTGTACAAGAGGATGGAGACATGGAGATGGGGCATGCATGTCCTTGCATGATAGTATTGACATGAGAAGGAGAAGGATATGCCTCTCATCTGGCATTGTCAGGAGTGACATATATGAATGCATGGCTCCATATGTTCTTTTGTTACTTTGTATAGATAACAAGTATAAGAAAGAATCATGTATTCTAGTAGTACTACATACATACAAACTCAGTTCCCTATGCAGAAGGAAAATGGAGAATAAGATGGAAAGTTTTTCTTGTTCATTTGTCTCTTGAGAAGAGGGCCAATTTCATGccttgtgaattgtgatctCTCTGCTAATTTGTCTTTTGTTATCCTTGTGCTCATGGAATCATGAAAGTGGATGGCCTAGCATCTTGGACTGTTAGTAGGGTAGGGTGCCATAGTTTTTAAAATGGGTTCTTGGCTGGACTACTGAAGTAGTA is a genomic window of Oryza glaberrima chromosome 7, OglaRS2, whole genome shotgun sequence containing:
- the LOC127780606 gene encoding probable 1-deoxy-D-xylulose-5-phosphate synthase 2, chloroplastic, which encodes MALQASSSPSLFRAIPTNTNASCRRKFQVRASAAAAAANGGGDGKVMMRKEAASGAWKIDYSGEKPATPLLDTVNYPVHMKNLSTPELEQLAAELRAEIVHTVSKTGGHLSSSLGVVELAVALHHVFDTPEDKIIWDVGHQAYPHKILTGRRSRMHTIRQTSGLAGFPKRDESAHDAFGAGHSSTSISAALGMAVARDLLGKKNHVISVIGDGAMTAGQAYEAMNNSGYLDSNMIVVLNDNKQVSLPTATLDGPATPVGALSKALTKLQSSTKLRRLREAAKTVTKQIGGQAHEVAAKVDEYARGMVSASGSTLFEELGLYYIGPVDGHNVDDLVAIFNKVKSMPAPGPVLVHIVTEKGKGYPPAEAAADRMHGVVKFDPTTGRQFKSKCSTLSYTQYFAEALIREAEADDKVVGIHAAMGGGTGLNYFHKRFPERCFDVGIAEQHAVTFAAGLAAEGLKPFCAIYSSFLQRGYDQVVHDVDLQRLPVRFAMDRAGLVGADGPTHCGAFDVAYMACLPNMVVMAPADEAELMHMVATAAAIDDRPSCFRFPRGNGIGAVLPPNHKGTPLEVGKGRVLVGGNRVALLGYGTMVQACMKAAEALKEHGIYVTVADARFCKPLDTGLIRELAAEHEVLVTVEEGSIGGFGSHVAHYLSLSGLLDGPLKLRSMFLPDRYIDHGAPVDQLEEAGLTPRHIAATVLSLLGRPLEALQLS